A genomic segment from Neobacillus sp. YX16 encodes:
- the opp3C gene encoding oligopeptide ABC transporter permease, with translation MDKNNLNNIPKDLFVPLVRKEDTSDKISAPSRTFFQDAKRTLFNNKPAVFSMILILFIIIMSIVGPWMTNYGSDEQDLNRAKMPPRVPALENVSWLGMNGTLSGTFQGKDVQQATAKANARFDNKEEFIDLEVINKGDGTRNSAEVKATYRIYEAKDMKDTYFWFGSDALGRDQWTRLWEGTRVSLIIAFVAALLDLAIGVSYGGISAFYGGRVDNIMQRIAEILVGIPNLVIILLMMLVLKPGIISIVIALSITGWIGMSRIVRGEVLKLKNQEFVLASRTLGTSNGTIIRKHLVPNISGIIIINTMFSVPGAIFFEAFLSFIGLGIVPPDASLGSLIDLGFDNLRLYPYMLVFPAIVISVLMIAFNIVGDGLRDAFDPKMHK, from the coding sequence ATGGATAAAAATAACCTAAATAATATACCAAAAGATTTATTTGTCCCTCTTGTTCGTAAGGAGGATACGAGCGATAAGATTTCAGCTCCCAGCAGAACGTTTTTTCAGGATGCGAAAAGAACCCTTTTCAATAATAAACCTGCTGTTTTCAGCATGATTCTTATCCTGTTTATTATCATCATGAGTATTGTCGGTCCATGGATGACCAATTATGGTTCCGATGAACAGGATTTAAACAGGGCAAAAATGCCTCCACGTGTACCGGCTTTGGAGAATGTCTCTTGGCTTGGTATGAATGGTACTTTATCTGGAACGTTCCAAGGTAAAGATGTTCAGCAGGCAACGGCCAAGGCAAATGCAAGATTTGATAATAAAGAAGAGTTTATTGATCTTGAAGTCATTAATAAAGGTGACGGCACTAGAAATTCTGCTGAAGTGAAAGCTACCTATCGTATTTATGAAGCGAAAGATATGAAAGACACCTATTTCTGGTTTGGCAGTGATGCCTTAGGGCGTGACCAATGGACAAGGCTTTGGGAAGGTACAAGGGTTTCTTTAATTATCGCTTTTGTTGCTGCACTTCTTGACCTTGCCATTGGAGTTTCTTATGGTGGGATTTCTGCATTTTATGGTGGAAGAGTTGATAATATCATGCAGCGAATAGCCGAGATTTTAGTTGGTATTCCTAACTTGGTCATTATCCTCTTAATGATGCTTGTTCTTAAACCAGGTATTATATCGATTGTTATTGCGTTGTCAATAACAGGCTGGATTGGTATGTCCCGGATTGTCCGTGGTGAAGTATTAAAGTTAAAAAATCAAGAGTTTGTTTTAGCTTCAAGAACTTTAGGAACATCTAATGGTACTATTATTAGAAAACACTTGGTACCAAATATCAGTGGTATTATCATTATTAACACAATGTTTTCTGTTCCAGGCGCAATCTTTTTTGAAGCATTCTTAAGCTTTATCGGATTAGGTATTGTTCCTCCAGATGCTTCACTTGGTTCTTTAATTGACCTTGGGTTTGATAACCTCAGACTTTATCCATATATGCTCGTGTTCCCGGCAATTGTAATCTCTGTTCTTATGATTGCATTTAATATCGTTGGTGATGGTTTGAGAGATGCATTCGATCCGAAAATGCATAAATAA
- a CDS encoding ABC transporter ATP-binding protein: MSKLLEVKDLKVSFNTYNGEVHAVRGVTFDLNKGETLAIVGESGSGKSVTSNAIMRLLPEPHGYIKEGQILLEGVDLAKKTSKEMQKIRGKDISMVFQDPMSSLNPTMKIGYQIMEGLMKHQNMSKTEARKTALELLTLVGIPRPDVRINQYPHQFSGGMRQRVVVAIALACNPKILIADEPTTALDVTIQAQILELMKSIQQKTDSAIIFITHDLGVVANVADRVAVMYAGKIVEIGTVDDIFYNPKHPYTWGLIGSMPTLDSSDEELFAIPGSPPNMLTPPVGDAFAPRNQFALEIDTVMEPPMFKVSDTHYAATWLLHPDAPKIEPPDAVKHRMQGFAQTGTKGGGKR, translated from the coding sequence ATGAGTAAATTATTGGAAGTCAAAGATTTAAAAGTATCATTTAACACCTACAATGGTGAAGTGCATGCTGTTCGAGGTGTTACCTTTGATTTAAATAAAGGTGAAACGTTAGCAATCGTAGGTGAATCTGGTTCAGGTAAGTCAGTAACCTCAAATGCGATTATGAGACTTCTTCCAGAGCCGCATGGCTATATTAAAGAAGGACAAATCCTTCTCGAGGGAGTAGACCTTGCTAAAAAAACAAGCAAAGAAATGCAAAAAATTCGCGGAAAAGACATCTCTATGGTCTTCCAAGATCCAATGTCGTCTCTAAACCCGACTATGAAAATTGGTTATCAGATCATGGAAGGTTTGATGAAGCACCAGAATATGAGCAAAACTGAGGCTAGAAAGACTGCTCTTGAGCTTTTAACACTTGTTGGTATTCCAAGACCGGATGTTCGTATTAATCAATATCCTCACCAATTCTCTGGCGGTATGCGTCAACGTGTGGTAGTAGCGATTGCATTAGCATGTAATCCAAAAATCTTAATTGCAGATGAACCAACTACGGCTCTTGACGTAACGATTCAAGCTCAAATCTTAGAATTGATGAAGAGTATTCAACAAAAAACCGATAGTGCGATTATTTTTATTACGCATGACCTTGGTGTTGTAGCAAACGTTGCAGACCGTGTAGCCGTCATGTACGCTGGAAAAATCGTAGAAATTGGGACGGTAGATGATATTTTCTACAATCCTAAGCACCCGTATACTTGGGGATTGATAGGCTCTATGCCAACATTGGATAGTTCGGATGAAGAGCTTTTTGCTATTCCTGGCAGCCCGCCAAACATGCTTACCCCTCCTGTAGGAGATGCGTTTGCTCCAAGAAATCAATTTGCGTTAGAAATTGATACTGTGATGGAACCGCCTATGTTTAAGGTTTCAGACACACATTATGCGGCAACCTGGCTGCTGCATCCAGATGCGCCTAAAATTGAGCCGCCTGATGCCGTTAAGCACAGGATGCAAGGTTTTGCTCAAACAGGTACTAAGGGCGGTGGAAAAAGGTGA